GGCGTCGTCGACGAAGAGGATGAAGGCGTGGTCCCAGTGGTCGTCAAGCCAGCCGAGGAGGCGCCGCTTGATGAGCGAGAAGTCGACGATCCGGCCGACCGGATCGACCGCCGCCGCGCCCGCCGCCGCCACGACCTCGACGTCGACGCGGTAGTTGTGGCCGTGGAGGTAGGCGCACTTGCTCTCGTGGCGCCACAGCCGATGGCCGGCGCAGAACCGCAACTGGCGGAGCAGTGCCAGGCTCGTCGCGGCGGTGGCGTGGTCCACGGCGTCGGCCCGCGCCTCAGGCGTGGGCGACATCGGCGACCTCCACCCGGATCGGCTGGATGTCGAACTTCGGATTCTGCCCGAGGAACCGGCAGGGGTTGTTGTGGAAGATCTCGATCGCATCCTGGAGCGAGTGGCCGCGGCGCCGCAGCTCGAGG
This is a stretch of genomic DNA from Planctomycetota bacterium. It encodes these proteins:
- a CDS encoding 6-carboxytetrahydropterin synthase produces the protein MSPTPEARADAVDHATAATSLALLRQLRFCAGHRLWRHESKCAYLHGHNYRVDVEVVAAAGAAAVDPVGRIVDFSLIKRRLLGWLDDHWDHAFILFVDDAEAIAAVRLSTPSKLFLLPWNPTAENMARYLLEVVCPAVLADLGVIAREVRVWESEESCAIASRTGSPPAPPVPPGTAEVVDRR